The Candidatus Tiamatella incendiivivens genome includes a region encoding these proteins:
- a CDS encoding radical SAM protein, with protein sequence MADTVLGDPEKALLSKPWLPVGCNYCFTGCKAVIFVTGLCDDGCYYCPVSRDRLGKDVFFVNEERIDLRELELEIERTDAEGASLTGGDPLVVPERTIGIIRRLKSSFGFGFHIHLYTSGRYATPEILWRLYSSGLDEMRLHPTRDLFLNRIDWAAEIEGWSVGVEIPISKNLDSWARKVIEHADKAGASFVNLNEMEVSPANITELKARGLKPSLRKPVVESAFETGVKLVAWAKKKELRINVHFCPSSYKDSIQTRNRFRRTGFVDAKPYEEPTIDGTLRYGVLRNCRNIINQEDGDYIEREFRIPPVEKWIKLKARNYSCEGFIEEAYPTRNRKPVIESTRIYP encoded by the coding sequence TTGGCTGACACCGTACTTGGTGACCCCGAAAAAGCGTTGCTAAGCAAGCCCTGGTTACCCGTTGGATGTAACTACTGCTTTACAGGATGCAAAGCAGTGATCTTCGTTACCGGATTATGTGATGATGGATGCTATTATTGTCCGGTTAGTAGAGATAGACTAGGAAAAGATGTGTTTTTCGTAAATGAGGAAAGGATAGATCTAAGGGAGTTGGAACTGGAGATAGAGCGTACCGATGCGGAAGGGGCTAGTTTGACCGGAGGCGATCCTCTAGTAGTGCCTGAGAGAACTATTGGAATAATAAGGAGGCTGAAATCCTCATTCGGATTTGGTTTTCATATTCACCTCTACACTAGTGGAAGGTATGCTACTCCAGAAATCCTTTGGAGACTGTATTCGAGCGGTTTGGATGAAATGCGATTACATCCTACAAGAGATCTTTTTCTAAATAGAATTGATTGGGCGGCTGAGATTGAAGGTTGGAGTGTTGGTGTAGAGATTCCTATATCTAAAAACTTAGACTCATGGGCGAGGAAAGTGATAGAGCATGCTGACAAAGCCGGAGCTAGTTTTGTTAACCTGAATGAGATGGAGGTTTCTCCCGCAAATATAACTGAATTAAAAGCAAGAGGACTCAAACCCTCTTTAAGAAAACCAGTAGTGGAATCAGCCTTTGAGACAGGTGTAAAACTTGTAGCTTGGGCTAAGAAAAAGGAATTAAGAATAAACGTGCATTTTTGTCCATCAAGCTATAAAGATTCTATACAGACTAGAAACAGGTTCCGAAGAACTGGATTTGTCGACGCTAAACCATATGAAGAACCAACTATAGATGGAACATTAAGATATGGTGTATTAAGAAATTGTAGAAACATAATAAACCAGGAAGATGGAGATTATATAGAAAGGGAATTCCGTATTCCACCCGTTGAAAAATGGATTAAGCTTAAGGCGCGTAACTATAGTTGCGAAGGCTTTATTGAAGAAGCGTATCCTACGAGGAATAGGAAACCAGTTATTGAATCAACCCGAATCTATCCTTGA
- a CDS encoding PfkB family carbohydrate kinase, with protein sequence MNSPNLVAVGNINLDLTFKLPRMPNLDENIRSNETWIGTGGSAVNYSIAVKNMGYMISLVAKVGRDAERLGLLDFLRNAGINVAHVSKSDLTDTGKVVVLLLMDSDSRILITHRGANDLLSIDDIPCSSDKLFYHFASVNPELVLAFVERCKGHIYSYDPGGWVFVNPYGVIDLVEHVHILHVNRIEFLNLQERTRINIIDLQKIKDIPEIITVKRGEEGASLYWNGRRYSGHLETSIRIVDTTGAGDAFDAAFNVIYMETGNPSMALKHAIAAGTLKIAKLGSSNMPHTDEITDLAGKVYVSRIDSG encoded by the coding sequence TTGAACTCACCTAACTTAGTTGCTGTCGGAAACATAAACCTAGATCTAACCTTCAAACTTCCTAGGATGCCTAACCTAGATGAGAACATTAGATCCAATGAAACATGGATAGGAACAGGAGGCTCTGCAGTTAACTATAGTATAGCAGTGAAAAACATGGGGTATATGATAAGCCTTGTGGCAAAAGTAGGTCGAGATGCTGAACGCTTGGGATTACTAGATTTCCTAAGAAATGCAGGTATTAACGTTGCACACGTCTCAAAAAGTGATCTGACGGATACAGGCAAAGTAGTAGTGTTACTGTTAATGGATTCTGATTCACGTATACTGATAACGCATAGAGGAGCTAATGATCTTCTAAGTATCGATGACATTCCGTGCAGTTCTGACAAGTTATTCTATCACTTTGCTAGTGTTAATCCAGAACTTGTTCTAGCCTTCGTTGAGCGGTGTAAGGGGCATATTTATTCTTATGATCCGGGAGGTTGGGTTTTTGTTAACCCCTATGGGGTTATAGATCTAGTCGAGCATGTACATATACTTCATGTCAATAGAATCGAATTCTTGAATCTCCAGGAAAGAACTAGAATAAATATTATAGACCTCCAAAAAATCAAAGACATCCCCGAGATTATTACAGTTAAGAGGGGAGAAGAAGGAGCTTCCCTTTACTGGAATGGACGAAGATACTCTGGTCACCTTGAAACAAGCATACGTATAGTTGATACAACAGGCGCAGGAGACGCATTTGATGCAGCTTTTAATGTTATTTATATGGAAACAGGAAATCCATCAATGGCACTAAAACATGCCATTGCTGCTGGTACACTAAAAATTGCCAAGTTAGGATCTTCTAATATGCCACACACGGATGAAATAACCGATCTTGCTGGGAAAGTTTATGTTTCAAGGATAGATTCGGGTTGA
- the udp gene encoding uridine phosphorylase — protein MLVLDDLKSAAVPVTSQGKQYHINIAPGEIAPIVLLPGDPSRADYISKKWSERRFIANHREYRTYTGSYKGIPISVTSTGIGSPSTAIAIEELLRIGAKAMIRVGTCGAIQHEIKPGDLIIATGAVRLEGTSKQYAPIEYPAIADYRVVKALVEAVDTLGYHYHIGIVASTDSFYLGQGRPGFRGFMTEEAALIIPRLQVLGVKAFEMEASLLFTLGSIYNFLTGCICAAVANRVTDEFVIDAGVDYAINVANEASRILYDMIG, from the coding sequence GTGCTGGTCTTGGATGACTTGAAAAGCGCAGCTGTACCTGTGACTTCTCAAGGTAAGCAATATCATATCAATATAGCTCCAGGAGAAATAGCCCCTATAGTACTGTTACCTGGAGATCCCAGTAGGGCAGACTACATATCCAAGAAATGGAGTGAAAGGCGATTTATTGCAAATCACAGGGAATACCGAACCTATACTGGATCCTACAAAGGTATACCTATCTCGGTCACAAGTACTGGAATAGGTTCTCCGAGCACTGCGATTGCCATTGAAGAACTGCTAAGAATCGGAGCAAAAGCTATGATCAGAGTCGGGACTTGTGGTGCCATTCAGCATGAAATAAAACCTGGTGACTTAATTATAGCTACAGGAGCAGTTAGACTCGAGGGTACTAGTAAACAATATGCACCAATAGAATATCCTGCTATAGCTGATTATAGAGTTGTAAAAGCGTTGGTTGAAGCTGTTGATACACTAGGATATCACTATCACATAGGGATAGTAGCTAGTACTGACAGTTTCTATCTAGGCCAGGGTAGACCAGGATTCAGGGGATTTATGACCGAAGAGGCTGCATTGATTATACCAAGGCTTCAAGTGCTTGGCGTCAAAGCATTCGAAATGGAGGCCTCCCTCCTGTTCACTCTAGGTAGTATATACAACTTCCTAACCGGTTGTATCTGTGCAGCTGTGGCGAATAGAGTAACAGATGAATTTGTGATAGATGCTGGTGTTGATTACGCGATAAATGTTGCAAATGAGGCGAGTAGAATTTTATATGATATGATAGGCTGA
- a CDS encoding phosphoadenosine phosphosulfate reductase family protein yields the protein MFTILVRGKKDREATRKAINIFYPNWGIKVGTLGGVRSSKLSDAILDKIKPFTLVLTGRRDIEYVRDAFSRKGLAVFAGYSLVNRSEVRNARLEMIAHSIDKGRSIIRAGLSYFDSSYIFAFSENHGSIREFHPEMDNFLILTEKGASIASEITGVQMRPPIVVYKYGEGLHEFYNCGALIATARFEMNATRVLEKLPFELVCKDNRDLLASNQTVIKAMDLFLKQFLEKTATEQADKIIIPWSGGKDSTAVLIAATKIFGKDRVIALFSDTGVEFPETINYIEKVVSQLGVDLHVEKAGLDKAIMFRGLPKLDDRWCTGLKLEALKKGMIKIGRDYGNYIILVGDRDAESKLRVKRSPIRVENGHLVLSPLKLFSGAQVELYIKSKSVPLNPLYEKGFYRVGCYVCPSLRHWELSIVKKGKLLGDEKKNIFFNMLLKERMAEEDD from the coding sequence ATGTTCACAATTCTCGTAAGAGGAAAGAAGGATCGAGAAGCGACTCGAAAAGCAATTAACATCTTTTACCCTAACTGGGGCATAAAAGTGGGTACTCTAGGTGGAGTCCGATCTTCTAAGCTTTCTGATGCAATTTTAGACAAGATTAAGCCTTTTACTCTAGTTCTAACAGGTCGAAGGGATATAGAATATGTTAGGGACGCATTCTCGAGGAAAGGTCTAGCTGTTTTCGCGGGGTATAGCTTAGTTAATAGAAGTGAGGTTAGAAATGCGAGGTTAGAAATGATAGCTCATTCTATTGATAAAGGAAGATCTATAATTAGAGCAGGACTATCATACTTTGATTCAAGTTACATATTCGCTTTTTCTGAGAATCATGGGAGTATACGGGAATTTCACCCTGAAATGGATAACTTCCTTATACTGACTGAGAAGGGTGCGTCTATAGCGTCAGAAATAACAGGTGTTCAGATGAGGCCCCCTATCGTAGTTTACAAGTATGGAGAAGGCTTACATGAGTTTTATAATTGTGGAGCACTGATAGCAACTGCTAGATTTGAAATGAACGCCACGCGTGTTCTTGAGAAGTTACCTTTTGAACTTGTTTGCAAAGATAACCGGGATCTTTTAGCTTCAAACCAAACTGTTATCAAAGCAATGGATCTCTTCTTGAAACAGTTCCTAGAAAAGACTGCTACAGAACAAGCAGATAAAATAATTATACCTTGGAGTGGAGGAAAAGACAGTACTGCGGTCCTTATAGCTGCAACCAAAATATTTGGTAAAGATAGGGTAATTGCATTGTTCTCTGATACTGGTGTTGAGTTCCCTGAAACAATTAACTATATAGAGAAAGTAGTAAGTCAGTTAGGCGTTGATCTCCATGTAGAAAAAGCTGGATTAGATAAGGCAATTATGTTTAGAGGTCTTCCTAAGCTGGATGATAGATGGTGTACAGGGTTAAAGCTTGAGGCTCTGAAGAAAGGTATGATTAAGATAGGTAGGGATTATGGGAATTATATAATATTAGTCGGAGATAGAGATGCTGAGTCCAAGCTTAGGGTTAAACGCTCTCCTATTAGAGTAGAGAATGGACATCTAGTTTTGTCTCCACTCAAACTTTTCAGCGGAGCACAAGTCGAGTTATACATTAAGAGTAAAAGTGTCCCACTAAACCCGTTGTACGAAAAAGGCTTCTATAGAGTTGGTTGCTATGTATGCCCAAGTCTAAGGCATTGGGAGTTAAGCATAGTGAAGAAGGGAAAGCTATTAGGTGACGAGAAAAAGAACATATTTTTCAACATGCTCCTGAAAGAAAGAATGGCGGAGGAGGACGATTAA
- a CDS encoding tyrosine--tRNA ligase, which translates to MDMEEKYQLITRNAVEVIVSNELREALETGRELKGYIGIEPSGFFHIGWLIWSYKVDDMIRAGVKWRLLEATWHALINDKLGGDIMKIRKAARLIRKVLWAIGVDIEKIEFVDAENLARDKEYWATVIRVAKSNSLARIKRALTIMGRKIEDAEIDSSKLIYPSMQVSDIFYMNLDIALGGMDQRKAHMLARDTALKLGYKKPISIHTPLLTGLQGLGRMDPSKVSEEEHAIEFKMSKSKPESSIFIHDQPEDIRRKLKKAYCPPRQEAFNPVLEISRYVLFNRGDFNLVVERPEKYGGTVVYEGYDKLLKDYLEGKLHPADLKKATAEALIDLLTPIRVRLLSDKEAVRLINELSSVKITR; encoded by the coding sequence ATGGATATGGAGGAGAAGTACCAGTTAATAACGCGGAATGCTGTTGAAGTAATAGTTTCTAATGAACTAAGAGAAGCGCTTGAAACGGGTAGAGAACTGAAAGGATATATAGGAATAGAACCTAGTGGTTTCTTCCACATAGGATGGCTTATATGGAGCTATAAGGTAGATGATATGATTAGAGCTGGGGTGAAATGGAGGCTTTTAGAAGCCACTTGGCACGCCTTGATCAACGATAAGTTAGGAGGAGACATAATGAAAATTAGGAAAGCAGCGAGATTGATCCGTAAAGTGTTGTGGGCTATTGGAGTAGATATCGAGAAAATAGAGTTTGTCGATGCCGAGAACCTTGCCAGAGACAAAGAATACTGGGCTACAGTTATCAGAGTAGCAAAGTCAAATAGTCTGGCTAGGATTAAGAGGGCATTAACCATCATGGGTAGAAAGATAGAAGACGCTGAGATTGACTCGTCAAAACTGATCTACCCGTCAATGCAGGTTTCTGATATTTTTTATATGAATTTAGACATAGCATTAGGTGGAATGGACCAAAGAAAAGCCCACATGCTGGCGAGAGATACAGCTCTGAAGCTTGGCTATAAGAAACCGATATCCATACATACTCCTCTACTGACAGGGCTTCAGGGTTTAGGTAGAATGGATCCTTCAAAGGTTTCAGAGGAAGAACATGCCATCGAGTTTAAAATGAGTAAAAGCAAACCCGAATCAAGTATTTTCATTCATGATCAACCTGAGGACATAAGGAGAAAGTTGAAGAAAGCATATTGCCCGCCAAGGCAGGAAGCATTTAATCCTGTCCTTGAAATAAGCAGATACGTACTATTTAATAGAGGAGACTTCAATTTAGTTGTTGAAAGACCGGAGAAATATGGAGGAACCGTAGTATATGAAGGATATGATAAACTTCTAAAAGACTACTTAGAGGGTAAGCTTCATCCTGCCGACCTGAAGAAGGCGACTGCTGAAGCACTTATTGATCTATTAACACCTATCAGAGTAAGGCTTCTTTCAGATAAAGAGGCTGTCAGACTAATAAATGAACTGTCCTCTGTGAAAATAACTAGGTAA
- a CDS encoding DNA polymerase II: protein MELISFQLLDASYEIDGSEPKILLWGRTSEDERILLIYKGFKPYFYIVPRDPRINEDELRQVSLLSKPKSPILNIEIVDRNFFGRPVKALKVTTLIPEYARIYREAAAKLGFVERVLEADIRYTMRFLIDSNLYPLRWYETGVKELSEKGYRVNHVYEVTSDIIEIEEASSRDPLEGLRTMAFDIEVYSKEGSPDPLRDKVIIISTSKEGESSTHTLWDSSDEQGLISMFTREILSYDPDIIVGYNQDKFDWPFLRERASKLGIKLDVGRRIGSQPETSVYGHISVAGRLNVDLYNFAEEIPGLTLKTLEEVAEFLGVKKKSARILIPWYRIPEYWDDADRRNKLIQYATDDVESIYRLSEKFLPFGAQLSSTTGIPLDHVMAASTGFRLEWRLIREAYKRNELVPERVERPTASYIGALVLKPEPGIKEKVAVLDFASMYPSIMVKYNVGPDTLIREGEDYPEENTYVAPSVGHKFRKEPYGFFKDVLKKFLKWRRDIKSRLKELEPSSIEYVLLDQRQRAIKVLSNATYGYMGWSGARWYCKECAEAVTAWGRNLILSAIKYARSLGLKVYYGDTDSLFVDYNEDNIEKLTDFVEKEMGFEIKIDKIYRRILFTGAKKRYAGLTVDGLLDVTGLEAVRGDWCELAKEVQLEVLKIVLREGNVEKAVEYVLKVMDDLRNSRMPMEKLVIWKTLTRRPSEYKMDGAHVRAALLLEKYGYKIAPGMKIGYVIIKNHGKLADRAKPFILALKEEIDTEYYVNKQVIPAALRVLQVLGVGENRLKMGSKGQRSLFDFM, encoded by the coding sequence TTGGAGTTGATTTCCTTCCAATTACTTGACGCGTCATACGAGATAGATGGTTCTGAACCTAAAATACTCCTGTGGGGTAGAACATCAGAGGATGAAAGGATTTTACTGATTTACAAAGGGTTTAAACCTTATTTCTATATTGTTCCTAGAGATCCTCGGATCAACGAGGACGAGCTAAGACAAGTTAGCCTCCTCTCTAAACCAAAGAGTCCTATTCTTAATATAGAGATAGTAGATAGAAACTTTTTTGGAAGACCTGTTAAGGCATTGAAAGTCACCACATTAATCCCTGAGTATGCTAGGATATACAGGGAAGCTGCTGCAAAACTAGGGTTTGTAGAAAGAGTTTTAGAGGCTGATATCCGATATACTATGCGGTTTCTAATAGATTCCAATTTATACCCTTTAAGATGGTATGAAACAGGGGTTAAGGAGCTCAGCGAAAAGGGATACCGAGTTAATCACGTATACGAAGTAACAAGTGATATTATAGAAATCGAAGAGGCTAGCTCGAGAGATCCATTAGAAGGCCTTCGAACTATGGCTTTTGACATAGAAGTATACAGCAAAGAAGGTTCTCCTGACCCATTACGGGATAAAGTCATTATAATAAGCACAAGCAAGGAGGGCGAGTCTTCTACTCATACTCTTTGGGATTCGAGTGATGAACAAGGCCTAATATCAATGTTTACTAGAGAGATATTATCTTACGACCCTGATATAATCGTAGGTTATAACCAGGATAAATTTGACTGGCCTTTTCTAAGGGAGAGAGCTTCTAAGTTAGGGATTAAACTAGATGTAGGAAGAAGAATAGGTTCACAACCCGAGACCAGTGTCTATGGACATATATCCGTTGCTGGCCGATTAAACGTCGATTTGTATAACTTTGCAGAAGAAATACCTGGCTTGACCCTCAAGACTCTCGAGGAAGTGGCGGAGTTTCTTGGTGTGAAAAAGAAAAGTGCAAGAATTCTCATCCCTTGGTATAGAATCCCGGAATACTGGGATGATGCTGATAGAAGAAATAAATTGATCCAATATGCTACAGATGATGTTGAATCTATATATAGGTTGTCAGAGAAGTTCCTTCCGTTCGGAGCACAGCTCAGTTCAACTACTGGAATACCTTTGGATCATGTGATGGCAGCCAGCACAGGGTTTAGGTTGGAATGGAGGCTTATAAGAGAAGCTTACAAGAGAAATGAACTTGTCCCTGAAAGAGTTGAACGCCCAACTGCTTCTTACATTGGAGCATTAGTTTTAAAGCCAGAGCCAGGGATAAAGGAGAAGGTTGCAGTTCTAGACTTTGCAAGTATGTACCCTAGCATTATGGTGAAGTATAACGTCGGACCTGACACACTCATAAGAGAGGGAGAGGACTACCCTGAGGAAAATACTTATGTAGCTCCTTCTGTGGGACACAAGTTTAGAAAAGAGCCCTACGGGTTCTTTAAAGATGTCTTGAAAAAGTTCCTTAAGTGGAGGCGTGATATTAAGTCTAGGCTTAAGGAGCTCGAACCATCTTCAATTGAATATGTATTGCTGGATCAAAGGCAAAGGGCCATTAAGGTTCTAAGTAACGCCACGTATGGTTATATGGGATGGAGTGGAGCTAGATGGTATTGCAAAGAATGTGCTGAAGCAGTTACAGCATGGGGTAGAAACCTTATTTTATCTGCTATCAAATACGCTAGGAGTTTAGGGCTAAAAGTCTACTATGGAGACACTGACAGTCTCTTTGTTGACTATAATGAAGATAACATAGAGAAACTTACTGACTTTGTGGAAAAAGAAATGGGTTTTGAAATAAAGATTGACAAAATCTATAGAAGAATACTCTTTACAGGTGCAAAGAAAAGGTACGCGGGACTAACAGTAGATGGATTATTGGACGTGACGGGATTAGAGGCTGTTAGAGGAGATTGGTGTGAGCTAGCAAAAGAGGTACAACTAGAGGTTCTTAAAATAGTCCTCCGTGAAGGTAATGTAGAGAAGGCTGTAGAGTACGTATTAAAGGTCATGGATGATCTTAGGAATAGTAGAATGCCTATGGAGAAACTTGTAATATGGAAAACCTTGACTAGAAGACCAAGTGAGTATAAAATGGATGGGGCTCACGTTAGGGCTGCACTTTTACTAGAAAAGTATGGTTACAAGATAGCTCCTGGCATGAAAATAGGTTATGTAATTATCAAGAACCATGGGAAATTAGCTGATAGAGCTAAGCCTTTTATCCTAGCATTAAAAGAGGAAATCGATACTGAATACTATGTCAATAAACAAGTGATTCCTGCAGCTCTTAGAGTTCTACAAGTTCTAGGAGTTGGTGAGAACAGGCTAAAAATGGGAAGTAAAGGTCAGAGGTCTCTATTTGACTTTATGTGA
- a CDS encoding DNA primase: protein MKYIVKFKIEIHGRVDRHDIIGAIFGQTEGLLGQEFDLRELQDKGRVGRIKVDIKHQGSKTVGEIEIPSNLSRPETAVIAAMIETIDKVGPYDANIQLIEIKDLRLEKLEKIVERAKNILNQWRESTPDTKEILKKIVTPEKAPEVIYYGDDRLPAGPDVDRSDTVIIVEGRADVINLMKYGIKNTIALEGAKEKIPDTIKGLAKKKTTIAFVDGDRGGELILKTLLSEVDIDYVARAPPGKEVEDLTGKEISRSLKDIIPADQMRKKLGIEKEEVVTEEKLEEKPVEEKQYIEAVEEEEEGPVEQEGAKQVAEEKVEEKKLGIETIAIPREVLDEINDLKGTLEAILYDSAWNEIIKVPVRDLYAALEKAEDEIFAIIMDGIITQRLLELADSKGIKIVVGVRTGKITVRPPGIQFFTFQDLT from the coding sequence TTGAAGTATATAGTCAAGTTCAAAATAGAAATTCACGGCCGTGTAGACAGGCATGATATTATAGGAGCAATATTCGGTCAAACAGAAGGCCTTCTCGGCCAAGAATTTGATCTAAGAGAGCTTCAAGATAAAGGTAGAGTTGGGAGAATTAAAGTAGACATAAAGCATCAGGGATCAAAAACTGTGGGAGAGATTGAAATACCTAGTAATCTAAGTAGACCGGAGACGGCTGTAATTGCGGCCATGATAGAAACTATAGATAAAGTAGGTCCTTATGACGCAAATATTCAATTGATTGAAATAAAGGATCTCAGACTCGAGAAGCTAGAAAAAATCGTTGAGAGGGCAAAAAATATACTAAATCAGTGGAGGGAATCCACACCTGATACCAAGGAAATACTAAAGAAAATAGTAACTCCCGAAAAAGCCCCTGAAGTAATCTACTATGGTGATGACCGTCTTCCAGCGGGTCCGGATGTTGATAGAAGTGATACCGTTATAATAGTAGAGGGGAGAGCAGATGTAATTAATTTAATGAAATATGGTATTAAGAATACTATAGCACTCGAGGGAGCCAAAGAAAAAATTCCAGATACAATAAAGGGGCTTGCCAAGAAAAAAACTACAATAGCTTTTGTTGATGGTGATAGAGGAGGGGAGTTAATTCTTAAAACACTGTTGAGCGAGGTTGACATAGATTATGTGGCTAGAGCTCCTCCTGGAAAAGAGGTAGAGGATCTAACGGGTAAGGAGATTTCGAGATCTTTAAAGGACATTATTCCTGCAGATCAGATGAGAAAGAAGTTAGGAATAGAGAAGGAGGAAGTGGTCACTGAGGAAAAACTTGAAGAGAAGCCTGTAGAAGAAAAGCAGTATATTGAGGCTGTTGAAGAAGAGGAGGAGGGTCCTGTAGAGCAGGAAGGAGCTAAACAGGTAGCTGAAGAGAAAGTCGAGGAGAAGAAACTTGGTATTGAAACTATTGCTATACCCAGAGAAGTTCTGGATGAAATTAATGATCTAAAAGGAACTTTAGAGGCAATACTATATGATTCTGCGTGGAATGAAATAATAAAAGTTCCAGTAAGAGACTTGTATGCTGCGCTCGAGAAAGCGGAAGATGAAATATTTGCGATAATAATGGATGGCATAATAACTCAAAGATTACTAGAGTTGGCGGATTCCAAAGGAATAAAAATCGTTGTTGGTGTTAGGACTGGTAAAATAACAGTGAGACCTCCAGGAATACAATTCTTTACATTTCAAGACCTCACATAA
- a CDS encoding Glu/Leu/Phe/Val dehydrogenase, whose product MSHVTRDPYEEAKKELKQAVEILGLSDEVYEILSVPERLVRVSIPVKMDNGSIKIFTGWRSQHNSALGPYKGGVRYHPDVHEHEVIALSMWMSWKNSLAQLPYGGSKGGIKVDPHKLSPGELERLSRKYFEMIAKVVGIDEDIPAPDVYTNPQTMAWYMDEYSRLKGFHAFGVVTGKPLVLGGLQTRVISTGHGTAVVAAEAAKKVLGGIEGKKVSIQGFGNAGQFAAKSLAEMGAVIIAVSDSKGGIFDSNGLDVEKLLEVKQKTGSVINYPEVEKKIGTKDPLYIDADILIPAALENQITSENADKVKAKIIAEAANGPTTPDGEAILTKKGIVVVPDILANAGGVIVSHIEWVNNRMGGWLKEEEVKARLEEKMMNNFNAVWDFWQNKLDTSKYNMRTAAYALAVKRVYDAMKLRGRI is encoded by the coding sequence ATGAGTCACGTAACTCGAGATCCCTATGAAGAAGCAAAGAAAGAGTTAAAGCAGGCTGTAGAAATACTCGGATTATCAGATGAGGTATATGAAATCCTCTCAGTACCTGAGCGACTTGTTAGGGTAAGTATACCTGTCAAAATGGACAATGGATCCATTAAGATCTTCACTGGATGGAGAAGCCAGCACAATAGTGCACTTGGACCTTATAAAGGAGGCGTTAGATATCACCCTGATGTGCATGAACACGAGGTAATAGCTCTCTCAATGTGGATGTCATGGAAAAACAGTCTTGCACAATTGCCATATGGTGGAAGCAAGGGCGGTATTAAAGTAGATCCTCATAAACTTAGCCCTGGCGAACTAGAAAGATTGAGTAGGAAGTATTTTGAAATGATAGCAAAGGTAGTGGGAATAGATGAGGACATACCGGCACCTGATGTATATACAAATCCTCAGACTATGGCTTGGTATATGGATGAGTATAGCAGGCTGAAAGGATTTCACGCATTCGGTGTAGTCACAGGTAAACCACTTGTTCTAGGAGGACTTCAGACTAGGGTTATAAGCACAGGTCACGGTACAGCTGTAGTAGCTGCAGAGGCTGCAAAGAAAGTGCTAGGTGGAATTGAGGGTAAAAAGGTATCTATACAAGGATTTGGTAACGCTGGACAATTTGCAGCAAAGTCCCTCGCCGAGATGGGTGCAGTAATTATTGCTGTAAGCGATAGTAAGGGTGGAATATTCGATTCAAATGGACTAGACGTAGAAAAACTACTTGAGGTCAAACAAAAGACAGGTTCAGTTATAAATTATCCTGAGGTAGAGAAAAAGATTGGAACAAAAGATCCTTTATACATTGATGCGGATATACTGATTCCTGCAGCTCTCGAAAACCAGATAACATCTGAGAATGCTGACAAGGTTAAGGCTAAAATCATAGCTGAAGCTGCTAACGGTCCTACGACGCCTGATGGCGAAGCAATACTCACAAAGAAAGGTATAGTGGTAGTTCCTGACATTCTAGCAAATGCTGGAGGAGTAATTGTAAGTCATATCGAATGGGTTAACAATAGAATGGGCGGATGGCTGAAAGAAGAAGAGGTTAAGGCTAGACTAGAGGAGAAGATGATGAATAACTTCAATGCGGTCTGGGACTTCTGGCAGAACAAACTTGACACATCCAAGTACAACATGAGAACGGCTGCATATGCCTTAGCAGTCAAGAGGGTCTATGATGCTATGAAGCTGAGGGGAAGAATCTAA